From Phycisphaerae bacterium:
GCTCTGCGCTGCCGGGGTGCTGACCATCCACATCGCCGTCGATCACGACCCCGCCCGCGAATTGGCTCCGGCTCTCAAGCAGTTGATCTTCATCGGCAATGCCCTGGTCATCATGCTCATCACGCTGGCGATCGGCTACCAGCGGCTGGGCCGGATCTCGACGCCCTTGTTCCTGATCGTCGTGGGCATGCTGGTCTACATCGGACTCGACAAGTACGTGGATGTGCCCCTGGTCCGCGAGGCAAGAGCGTGCCGACGATGGATCTTCCTGCCGGGAATCCAGGTGCAGCCCTCTGAACTCATGAAGATCGTCTACGTCCTTGGCCTGGCGTGGTACCTGCGCTATCGGCGGAACTACCGCACCCTCGGCGGGCTCATCGCACCGTTTGCGATTACCCTGGTCCCGATGGCCCTCATCCTGACTCAGCCCGACCTGGGTACGGTTCTCCTCTTCTTGCCCGTGTTGTTCGCGATGCTGTTTGTGGCCGGCGCTAAACTCAAACATCTGACGGTCATCGTCCTGCTCGGACTGATGTGCATGCCGGCCTTCTGGTTCAAGATCAAGGGATACCAGCGGCTTCGGGTCGCGGGTGTGTTCCTCCAGAGCCCAGCCGTACGCGACTACTTCAGGGACCAGCCCGAACGCTGGGATCGGCTGTGCCCGGCCAAGACCAACAAGGCGGAATGGCGGAAGGAACTCACCGACTGGACCCAGCAGACCGGCTATCAGCTGGTGCACAGCAAGACCGCCGTGGGCAGCGGCGGCGTCTGGGGGCAGGGGTGGGGCAGAGGACCGTTCTCGGAGCACGACCTGCTCCCCGAACGTGAGAACGACTTCATCTTCGCCATGGTCGCCCACCAGTGGGGGCTCGCGGGCGGCATCGCATTGCTGCTCTGCTACGCCCTGATCGTGGCCATCGGCTGCGACGTCGCCACCCTGACCAACGATCCGTTCGGGCGGCTTCTCGCCGTCGGCTTGTCCACCCTGATCGCCGTCCAAACCCTGACCAACCTGTGGATGGCCATCGGCCTGGGACCAATCACCGGCCTGACCTTGCCATTCGTCAGCGCCGGCGGAACCAGTATGGTCTCCAGCTTCGTGTGCATCGGCCTTCTGCTCAGCGTGGCCCACCGGCGCGAGAAACTGATCGCCAGAAACCCCTTCGAGTTCGATGACGAGGCGGAGCGGTATGAGAAAAGGTGACGCCGTGCGGGGTGCGCGGGACGGCCACGCAATGCATGACGACGCGGGGCAAAGGGCGGTCACCCGGTCGGCGGCCATGCCCGGAGGAGACTCGCTTGCCCTGAACACACCCGCTCCCGGCGACGTGAGGTGCGTCCGGCCCTCCCCCCGCCCGGCGACGGCGGCTCACCTCGCCGCCTGGATGGCACCGGGCCGCTCAGTACTCCGGCGGCAGCTGCTGGAGCTGTGCGTAACTGAACACCGGGCCGTCCTTGCAGACGTAGATCTTCCCCACGTTGCACCGGCCACACTTGCCGAAACCGCATTTCATCCGGTTCTCGAGTGTGGTGTAAACCTGTTCGGCGGTGAAGCCCAGCTGGGTGAGCACCGGCAGCGTGCGGTTGATCATGATCGGCGGACCACAAACCAGGGCAATGGTGTTCTCGCTGGCCGGTGCCATCTTCTCCAGCACCGCGGGCACGAATCCGACCTCGCCTTTCCAGTCCGGCGTCTGGCCGCCAGGGTCCACGGTGGTCACCAGTTTCACGTTGCCCGACTTGCGCCAGCCCTCGAGCTCCTCCTTGTAGACCAGGTCGGCCACGGTGCGTGCCCCGTAGAGGATGGTCACATCCTTGTAGCGGTCGCGAAGGTCGAGCACGTTCCAGATCACGCACCGGAGCGGGGGAAGCCCGATACCACCAGCGATGAAGAGCAGGCTCTTGCCTGCCCATTGGTCGAGCGGAAAGTGGTTGCCATACGGCCCGCGGAAACCGATGATGTCACCTTCATCCTTGGAGGCCAGGGCGGAGGTGACCCGCCCGGCTTGCCGGAAAGTGCACTCGATGTAACCTTGCCGCGTCGGCGGTGATGCGATGCAGAACGTGGACTCACCTTCGCCGAACACCGAGTACTCGCCGAACTGCCCGGCCTGGAAACTGAAGTCTCGGCCGACGGACTCGTCCACGAAGGTGAGCCGGAAGGTCCGCACTGCGGGAGCCTCCTCGACGACCTTGTCGATTCGCATCAGCTGGGGTCGGTAGGCATTGGACTGAGCAGCCTCCATTACTTGGCCTCCACAAGCGATTCAAGGTGCTCCAGCAGGTTCATGTCCGCGGGGCAGGAGCGCGAGCATCTCCCGCATCCGACGCAGGCGATGTAACCAAGCCGGTCGGGGAAATAAGAGAACTTGTGCATGATCCGCTGCCGCCACCGGTCTCCCTGGGAGTGCCGCGGATTGTGCCCGGAAGCGTGCAAGGTGAACTGACCGTGCCCGCAAGAGTCCCAGCACCGCAACCGGGTGCCACCTTGCCGGTTGGCCTCGTCCTGGATGTCGAAGCACGCACAGCAGGGGCAGACGAACGCACAGGTGCTGCAGCCGATACAACGCATCGCCTGCTCGCCCCAGATCTCGTTCCGGGTGAACATGTCCGGCAGCTTGCCGGTCAGTTCCTTGACCTCGAACTTCACCGGGATCTTGGGCAGCAGTTCTTCCTTGCTGACCTTGCCGGCCGGCCCGAACAGGTCCTCGGCCAGGCTCACGATCCTGCGGCCTTTCTCGGTGACGATCTCGGCTAGGTAGTCGCCGGATCCCAGCAGGGTCAGCGACAGATCGCTGCCCGAGGTGTCCCCCGGTGAGCCACCTACCGACGTGCAGAAGCAGTAGTCGTCAGCCTTCGTGCAGCTCATGCCGATGACGGTCGTGGCCTCGAGCCGCTTCTGGAAGAAAATGTCCTTCACGTCCCAGGCGAAGACGGAGTTCAGGATCGCGAAGCTGCGGGCGTCGCACGGTCGCACGCCAAACAGCACCGTGGGAGTGGCCTGGAACTCATGATCCTCGATCCGGACATCCTTGGCCGTGAAGGTGTAGTTGACCAGCTCCTCACAGCGGGGGAACACCGCACCCTTGGGCGACAGCGTCGTCTGGACCGCCTCGCAGTCGACGTCCGCCAGCGTGGCAACCTCTTTGAAGACCACGTGCCCGTCGTTCTTGCTGGGGGCCAGGACGCGAAAGCCGCCGCCGCGGATCCGTTCGAGCAGCGTGCCGAGGGCCTGCTTCTTGAGGATTCTTGTTTCCATCGTTGATCTACCTGATGAAGTCTTCCTTGTCGTCGGGTTTGAAGGACGAGAGCGCGTATTCGGAATCGGCGGACATGCCTGCGATTTGGTCGAAGTCCGACTTCACTTCCCTGGCCAGCATCTGGGTCAGCAGGTTGAGCGGGATGCCCACCGGACACGCGTCCGAGCAGCTGCCGCAGTCGATGCAGCGCCCGGCAAGATGCATCGCCCGCATCAGGTGCCACTCGAGGTTGCCCAGGGCGTGAGGCGCCGGCGAGATCCACTGCGGCTGGTTGCACTCCACCGTGCACCGCGAGCAGTAGCACAACGGGCAGGACGACCGGCAGGCGTAGCACTTGATGCAGTGCGAGAACTGCTCCTTCCAGTAGGCCCATCGCTCCTCGGACGACATCGCCTCCAGGCGGGCCAGCTCCGGATTGGACTCCCACTCCATCGGTACCGTGGCGACGTAGCTCTCGATCGCCTTGAAGTCGGGCAGATCGAGCAGCTTGCCGTCAGCGGAGATGCCGAGAACGACAAGATCGCCCGGGGCGAGTTGGCGCTCGGCCGCCAGCTGGAGCAGCGTCCGCATGGCCGGCGGCCGGGCGACGACGGCCGGCTTGCCCATGGCCTTGACCTCGGACCTGGTGAGATAAACGGCGAGGTTCTGCTTGCACCGGGCGTCACAGACGAGCTTGTCCGCCTGCTCGGCCTTGCGGACAAAGAGCGCCCGGGCCCGATACTTTTCCGAGCCTTCCCCGTAGCCGATGACCACCTTCACCGTCCCGCCAGCCAGCAGTTCCTTGGCTTTTGCTCTTAGTTCTTCCATTACGCGACCTCGATGGGCTGGTGTCTGAGGGCGAGCAACTCCTGATACTGCTTGAACGGCCCGAGCTGCCGGATCTCCGCAACCGTCTCGTTGACCAGGTCAGCCCACTTGGCCCCCTCGGCGGCCGAGACCCAGGCGAACTTGATCCGCCGGGTGTCAATCCCCACAAAGCCCAGCAGACTGCGGAACAGAACCCACCGTCGCCGGGCGTGGTAGTTGCCGGCCGTGTAGTGGCAGTCGCCCGGGTGGCAGCCGGAGATGATCACGCCGTCCGCACCCTGGGCAAAGGCCCTCAGCACGAGCATGAAATCGATGCGGCCAGTGCACGGCAGG
This genomic window contains:
- a CDS encoding hydrogenase iron-sulfur subunit, producing the protein MSEFEPKITAFVCNWCTYAGADLTGTSRIKYATNVRAIRLPCTGRIDFMLVLRAFAQGADGVIISGCHPGDCHYTAGNYHARRRWVLFRSLLGFVGIDTRRIKFAWVSAAEGAKWADLVNETVAEIRQLGPFKQYQELLALRHQPIEVA
- a CDS encoding 4Fe-4S dicluster domain-containing protein translates to MEELRAKAKELLAGGTVKVVIGYGEGSEKYRARALFVRKAEQADKLVCDARCKQNLAVYLTRSEVKAMGKPAVVARPPAMRTLLQLAAERQLAPGDLVVLGISADGKLLDLPDFKAIESYVATVPMEWESNPELARLEAMSSEERWAYWKEQFSHCIKCYACRSSCPLCYCSRCTVECNQPQWISPAPHALGNLEWHLMRAMHLAGRCIDCGSCSDACPVGIPLNLLTQMLAREVKSDFDQIAGMSADSEYALSSFKPDDKEDFIR
- a CDS encoding rod shape-determining protein RodA, whose amino-acid sequence is MWSWVRLPTWHGWGLLLPVAPLCAAGVLTIHIAVDHDPARELAPALKQLIFIGNALVIMLITLAIGYQRLGRISTPLFLIVVGMLVYIGLDKYVDVPLVREARACRRWIFLPGIQVQPSELMKIVYVLGLAWYLRYRRNYRTLGGLIAPFAITLVPMALILTQPDLGTVLLFLPVLFAMLFVAGAKLKHLTVIVLLGLMCMPAFWFKIKGYQRLRVAGVFLQSPAVRDYFRDQPERWDRLCPAKTNKAEWRKELTDWTQQTGYQLVHSKTAVGSGGVWGQGWGRGPFSEHDLLPERENDFIFAMVAHQWGLAGGIALLLCYALIVAIGCDVATLTNDPFGRLLAVGLSTLIAVQTLTNLWMAIGLGPITGLTLPFVSAGGTSMVSSFVCIGLLLSVAHRREKLIARNPFEFDDEAERYEKR
- a CDS encoding FAD/NAD(P)-binding protein, coding for MEAAQSNAYRPQLMRIDKVVEEAPAVRTFRLTFVDESVGRDFSFQAGQFGEYSVFGEGESTFCIASPPTRQGYIECTFRQAGRVTSALASKDEGDIIGFRGPYGNHFPLDQWAGKSLLFIAGGIGLPPLRCVIWNVLDLRDRYKDVTILYGARTVADLVYKEELEGWRKSGNVKLVTTVDPGGQTPDWKGEVGFVPAVLEKMAPASENTIALVCGPPIMINRTLPVLTQLGFTAEQVYTTLENRMKCGFGKCGRCNVGKIYVCKDGPVFSYAQLQQLPPEY
- a CDS encoding 4Fe-4S dicluster domain-containing protein gives rise to the protein METRILKKQALGTLLERIRGGGFRVLAPSKNDGHVVFKEVATLADVDCEAVQTTLSPKGAVFPRCEELVNYTFTAKDVRIEDHEFQATPTVLFGVRPCDARSFAILNSVFAWDVKDIFFQKRLEATTVIGMSCTKADDYCFCTSVGGSPGDTSGSDLSLTLLGSGDYLAEIVTEKGRRIVSLAEDLFGPAGKVSKEELLPKIPVKFEVKELTGKLPDMFTRNEIWGEQAMRCIGCSTCAFVCPCCACFDIQDEANRQGGTRLRCWDSCGHGQFTLHASGHNPRHSQGDRWRQRIMHKFSYFPDRLGYIACVGCGRCSRSCPADMNLLEHLESLVEAK